Proteins encoded in a region of the Zea mays cultivar B73 chromosome 4, Zm-B73-REFERENCE-NAM-5.0, whole genome shotgun sequence genome:
- the LOC100216973 gene encoding uncharacterized protein LOC100216973 gives MPSRIAACFRCAAAPSSGAGAGAAGPSLATSIYETHLGLVALSWSRTSLGLSLRAVLRLSATPPPGSSSSASGAGYLDDDADEEILAFRVSPWLFWRRRGSRRFRAGDRLVDLAWDLSRARFPVSGSPEPSSGFFVAVVVCGEMVLAAGDLTDLAYRRTRARRPSGPRPVLLSRREHVSLRDAGAGRGRSHTTWVNVQGKEREISVDLVARGRGRDKATAGKGKEKDRADVGMSVSVDGERVLHVRRLRWKFRGSERVDLGGGDGVQVSWDLHNWLFPPREPPPTEASTHAHAVFVFRFELASGGEESEADLGKNPSPSKDARRNTGVWGGYLARWGQRDWSETGSNGERRKGRGRRLAKESSSSSASVASSTASWASGSTVMDWASPEEVEMQRGDGFSLLIYAWKS, from the coding sequence ATGCCCAGCCGGATCGCCGCCTGCTTCCGCTGCGCCGCGGCGCCGTcctcgggcgcgggcgcgggcgcggcggggccCAGCCTGGCGACCTCCATCTACGAGACCCACCTCGGCTTGGTCGCGCTCTCCTGGTCCCGGACCTCGCTCGGCCTCTCCCTCCGCGCCGTGCTCCGCCTGTCGGCCACGCCCCCGCCCGGCTCCTCCTCCTCGGCGTCCGGAGCGGGCTACCTCGACGATGACGCGGACGAAGAGATTCTCGCCTTCCGCGTCAGCCCATGGCTATTCTGGCGCCGCCGCGGGTCCAGACGGTTCCGCGCTGGCGACCGCCTCGTCGACCTGGCGTGGGATCTCTCTCGCGCGCGCTTCCCGGTCTCCGGGTCCCCCGAGCCCTCATCGGGCTtcttcgtcgccgtcgtcgtctgcggcgagatggtcctcgcgGCCGGGGACCTGACCGATTTGGCCTACCGGAGGACCCGGGCCCGGCGCCCATCAGGCCCGCGTCCGGTCCTCCTCTCCCGGCGGGAGCACGTCTCGCTACGCGACGCGGGCGCCGGCCGAGGCCGCAGCCACACCACCTGGGTGAACGTCCAGGGCAAGGAGCGGGAGATCTCCGTGGATCTCGTGGCTCGCGGCCGTGGCAGGGACAAGGCCACCGCCggcaaggggaaggagaaggacCGGGCTGATGTCGGCATGTCGGTCTCTGTCGACGGCGAGCGAGTGCTGCACGTCCGGCGCCTGCGCTGGAAGTTCCGCGGCAGCGAGCGGGTCGACCTCGGGGGCGGCGACGGCGTCCAGGTCTCTTGGGATCTCCACAACTGGCTCTTCCCCCCACGCGAGCCGCCCCCCACGGAGGCCTCGACGCACGCCCACGCGGTGTTCGTTTTCCGGTTCGAACTCGCCAGCGGCGGCGAGGAGAGCGAGGCGGATTTGGGGAAGAATCCCTCCCCCAGCAAGGACGCAAGGAGGAACACGGGCGTTTGGGGAGGCTACCTCGCGCGGTGGGGGCAACGGGACTGGAGCGAGACGGGCAGCAACGGTGAGAGGAGGAAGGGCAGGGGGCGGAGGCTGGCCAAGGAGAGCTCGTCGTCGTCGGCGTCCGTGGCATCCTCCACGGCGTCGTGGGCCAGTGGCTCCACGGTGATGGACTGGGCCAGCCCCGAGGAGGTCGAGATGCAGCGCGGCGACGGCTTCTCGCTGCTGATCTACGCCTGGAAGAGCTAA
- the LOC103653487 gene encoding replication protein A 70 kDa DNA-binding subunit A isoform X2: MDITPLSQVRPGVYHYIICVRISRVWEFHGKNDDDPIKHLDLVIIDQQGTAMYAEVPQEAIYTLQPRLQESKILIMRKIYVDNAKLSFKPVHGKYMIRLHPKTLLEEVNEDPQDFPKYTFHLTPFPELPQLEGNNEYFIDVIGCITALSDATPFQTSSGIVRMKRLIHLVDLRGNKIEVSLWGRRAEEFPGQQVFKASEMNHVIVIFVGTSVKSYRGSPPFLSGTAACRWYINLPEIHEINTFYASIGEQYQSIQKLHIQTMNEMQNKIEQKTFLEMKLVDPFDDMSKRFECTMIVTRIADNKPWFYQGCTKCNTSTRYEGKTYICKQGHISSQMVHRYKISLYATDGTYELEFVLFDERATSLIGKTVEKLLRQSNKSELPEEIKAIVGEKLTVVTKLFPGKSIKKRGPNKDNKDPTFDILSIKKRHGKDLLLSVFKKEEPVVLHSASSSQLPKLPPLVPIEPKTQDIQTSGSEAASPHELQLMEIDQTSCFDNLSVSYKRNFNAIDDSDKEETHGADQLSVFAKRPKMKNN, from the exons ATGGACATTACACCACTATCACAAGTTCGACCAGGGGTCTACCACTATATCATTTGTGTTCGGATATCAAGAGTTTGGGAATTTCATGGCAAAAATGATGATGATCCAATCAAACATTTGGATCTTGTGATTATTGATCAACAG GGGACTGCGATGTACGCTGAAGTTCCTCAAGAAGCTATATATACACTTCAACCACGACTACAGGAAAGCAAGATTTTAATCATGAGAAAAATTTATGTTGACAACGCAAAGCTATCCTTCAAACCTGTGCATGGAAAGTATATGATCAGGCTACATCCAAAGACTTTGCTTGAGGAAGTAAATGAGGATCCACAAGATTTTCCAAAATATACATTCCATCTAACACCGTTCCCAGAACTACCCCAACTTGAAGGAAACAATGAGTATTTCATCG ATGTCATTGGATGCATTACAGCTCTTTCTGATGCAACACCATTTCAGACTAGCAGTGGAATAGTTCGCATGAAAAGGCTGATCCACCTTGTGGATCTAAG GGGAAATAAAATTGAGGTATCACTATGGGGACGAAGAGCAGAGGAATTCCCAGGACAACAAGTCTTTAAAGCCAGTGAAATGAATCATGTAATTGTTATCTTTGTTGGAACATCAGTCAAATCCTATCGTGGATCACCACCTTTTCTTAGTGGCACAGCTGCATGCCGCTGGTATATAAATCTTCCAGAGATCCATGAAATCAATACTTTCTATGCAAG TATCGGTGAACAATACCAATCAATCCAAAAGCTTCATATTCAGACAATGAACGAGATGCAGAACAAGATTGAGCAAAAGACATTTTTAGAAATGAAATTAGTCGACCCATTTGATGACATG AGCAAACGTTTCGAATGCACCATGATTGTAACAAGAATTGCTGACAATAAGCCCTGGTTCTATCAAGGATGCACAAAATGCAATACATCAACAAGATATGAAGGAAAAACATACATTTGTAAACAAGGCCACATCTCCTCTCAGATGGTCCACAG GTATAAAATATCTCTATATGCCACTGATGGCACCTATGAGCTAGAATTCGTGCTCTTTGATGAGAGAGCGACATCACTTATTGGGAAAACCGTAGAGAAATTACTGAGACAAAGCAACAAATCTGAATTGCCGGAAGAGATTAAAGCAATTGTGGGTGAGAAATTGACTGTTGTGACCAAGTTGTTTCCAGGAAAAAGTATTAAAAAGAGAGGACCTAATAAGGACAACAAAGATCCAACATTTGATATTCTTAGTATCAAAAAGAGGCATGGAAAAGACCTACTCCTTTCCGTGTTCAAAAAAGAAGAGCCTGTTGTTCTCCACAGCGCAAGCTCATCTCAACTTCCAAAGCTACCACCCCTAGTACCAATAGAGCCAAAGACACAAGATATACAG ACCTCTGGTTCAGAAGCAGCATCACCACATGAATTACAGCTTATGGAGATTGATCAGACTAG TTGCTTTGACAACCTCAGTGTATCATACAAGAGAAATTTCAATGCAATTGATGACTCCGACAAG GAAGAAACACATGGTGCTGACCAACTTTCAGTCTTtgcaaaaagaccaaagatgaagAACAATTAG
- the LOC103653487 gene encoding replication protein A 70 kDa DNA-binding subunit A isoform X1 produces MDITPLSQVRPGVYHYIICVRISRVWEFHGKNDDDPIKHLDLVIIDQQGTAMYAEVPQEAIYTLQPRLQESKILIMRKIYVDNAKLSFKPVHGKYMIRLHPKTLLEEVNEDPQDFPKYTFHLTPFPELPQLEGNNEYFIDVIGCITALSDATPFQTSSGIVRMKRLIHLVDLRGNKIEVSLWGRRAEEFPGQQVFKASEMNHVIVIFVGTSVKSYRGSPPFLSGTAACRWYINLPEIHEINTFYASIGEQYQSIQKLHIQTMNEMQNKIEQKTFLEMKLVDPFDDMSKRFECTMIVTRIADNKPWFYQGCTKCNTSTRYEGKTYICKQGHISSQMVHRYKISLYATDGTYELEFVLFDERATSLIGKTVEKLLRQSNKSELPEEIKAIVGEKLTVVTKLFPGKSIKKRGPNKDNKDPTFDILSIKKRHGKDLLLSVFKKEEPVVLHSASSSQLPKLPPLVPIEPKTQDIQTSGSEAASPHELQLMEIDQTRLVGLLFISFFSYHPENIQCFVITSFNLICYSCFDNLSVSYKRNFNAIDDSDKVTTFQHIR; encoded by the exons ATGGACATTACACCACTATCACAAGTTCGACCAGGGGTCTACCACTATATCATTTGTGTTCGGATATCAAGAGTTTGGGAATTTCATGGCAAAAATGATGATGATCCAATCAAACATTTGGATCTTGTGATTATTGATCAACAG GGGACTGCGATGTACGCTGAAGTTCCTCAAGAAGCTATATATACACTTCAACCACGACTACAGGAAAGCAAGATTTTAATCATGAGAAAAATTTATGTTGACAACGCAAAGCTATCCTTCAAACCTGTGCATGGAAAGTATATGATCAGGCTACATCCAAAGACTTTGCTTGAGGAAGTAAATGAGGATCCACAAGATTTTCCAAAATATACATTCCATCTAACACCGTTCCCAGAACTACCCCAACTTGAAGGAAACAATGAGTATTTCATCG ATGTCATTGGATGCATTACAGCTCTTTCTGATGCAACACCATTTCAGACTAGCAGTGGAATAGTTCGCATGAAAAGGCTGATCCACCTTGTGGATCTAAG GGGAAATAAAATTGAGGTATCACTATGGGGACGAAGAGCAGAGGAATTCCCAGGACAACAAGTCTTTAAAGCCAGTGAAATGAATCATGTAATTGTTATCTTTGTTGGAACATCAGTCAAATCCTATCGTGGATCACCACCTTTTCTTAGTGGCACAGCTGCATGCCGCTGGTATATAAATCTTCCAGAGATCCATGAAATCAATACTTTCTATGCAAG TATCGGTGAACAATACCAATCAATCCAAAAGCTTCATATTCAGACAATGAACGAGATGCAGAACAAGATTGAGCAAAAGACATTTTTAGAAATGAAATTAGTCGACCCATTTGATGACATG AGCAAACGTTTCGAATGCACCATGATTGTAACAAGAATTGCTGACAATAAGCCCTGGTTCTATCAAGGATGCACAAAATGCAATACATCAACAAGATATGAAGGAAAAACATACATTTGTAAACAAGGCCACATCTCCTCTCAGATGGTCCACAG GTATAAAATATCTCTATATGCCACTGATGGCACCTATGAGCTAGAATTCGTGCTCTTTGATGAGAGAGCGACATCACTTATTGGGAAAACCGTAGAGAAATTACTGAGACAAAGCAACAAATCTGAATTGCCGGAAGAGATTAAAGCAATTGTGGGTGAGAAATTGACTGTTGTGACCAAGTTGTTTCCAGGAAAAAGTATTAAAAAGAGAGGACCTAATAAGGACAACAAAGATCCAACATTTGATATTCTTAGTATCAAAAAGAGGCATGGAAAAGACCTACTCCTTTCCGTGTTCAAAAAAGAAGAGCCTGTTGTTCTCCACAGCGCAAGCTCATCTCAACTTCCAAAGCTACCACCCCTAGTACCAATAGAGCCAAAGACACAAGATATACAG ACCTCTGGTTCAGAAGCAGCATCACCACATGAATTACAGCTTATGGAGATTGATCAGACTAGGTTAGTGGGTCTACTTTTTATATCTTTCTTTTCATATCATCCAGAAAATATACAATGTTTTGTTATAACATCTTTTAATCTGATATGTTACAGTTGCTTTGACAACCTCAGTGTATCATACAAGAGAAATTTCAATGCAATTGATGACTCCGACAAGGTAACTACTTTTCAACACATCCGATAA